A stretch of Chthonomonas sp. DNA encodes these proteins:
- a CDS encoding Sapep family Mn(2+)-dependent dipeptidase — translation MTDPVVTKLHAWLKEHESELLADYQTMLRFPSIEGPAEPNAPFGRANRDALDFALAKANEWGMKTTDLEGFCGFAEFGSGERMVGVFGHLDVVPVGPGWKFEPFDATIHEGYVYARGATDDKGPTMAAFYAARALQVSFPEIGSRIRIVFGCDEESGFECIHRYTRTEESPTFGIAPDAGWPLIHAEKGITSLVVRVPKIRGDMELLELTGGQRPNIVIDSGTAKVRVSAGARAHVEAKIADGWDRNIATRWDGDVLSIDAVGKAAHGSWPFGGDNAIIRILRFLMDIAPLSVQEAFVEMFELTYLGGEGLGIDGRDDISYLTCNLGVVTTEETAIDMLFNIRYPVTWKGEDLFAKTRTHLATLALGAELVSTTDSTPLYFPLDHPLVKTVCEVYVEETGDTSRKPGVMGGGTYARAVPNAVAIGTGWLGDGEAHQTDERCAVESLFKMSRIYAHILYRLATLP, via the coding sequence ATGACCGATCCGGTGGTAACCAAACTACATGCATGGCTCAAGGAACACGAGTCTGAGCTCCTCGCTGACTACCAGACAATGCTCCGGTTTCCTAGCATCGAAGGGCCCGCTGAGCCCAATGCTCCGTTTGGCCGAGCTAACCGTGACGCACTCGATTTCGCGCTCGCCAAAGCCAACGAGTGGGGGATGAAGACGACGGACCTTGAAGGCTTCTGCGGATTCGCGGAGTTCGGGTCCGGTGAGCGCATGGTCGGAGTCTTTGGTCACCTGGATGTGGTCCCAGTAGGCCCCGGATGGAAGTTTGAGCCCTTCGATGCGACGATCCACGAGGGCTACGTGTACGCGCGCGGTGCGACCGACGACAAGGGGCCTACAATGGCCGCGTTCTATGCCGCTCGTGCGCTGCAAGTTTCTTTCCCCGAGATCGGTTCACGCATCCGGATCGTCTTCGGTTGCGACGAGGAGAGCGGTTTCGAGTGCATCCACCGCTACACCCGCACCGAGGAGTCTCCGACGTTCGGCATCGCTCCAGATGCGGGTTGGCCCCTGATCCATGCCGAAAAGGGGATCACGAGCCTTGTTGTCCGCGTTCCGAAGATTCGCGGAGACATGGAGCTCCTTGAGCTCACCGGGGGTCAGCGTCCGAACATCGTGATCGACTCGGGCACCGCGAAGGTACGGGTTTCTGCGGGTGCGCGAGCGCACGTCGAAGCGAAAATCGCCGACGGCTGGGACCGCAACATTGCGACCCGCTGGGACGGTGACGTACTCTCCATCGATGCCGTTGGCAAGGCTGCGCACGGTTCGTGGCCGTTCGGCGGTGACAATGCGATCATTCGAATTCTGCGGTTCCTCATGGACATCGCCCCGCTGAGCGTGCAAGAGGCCTTTGTGGAGATGTTCGAGCTCACCTATTTGGGTGGCGAAGGCCTCGGCATTGATGGCCGCGACGACATCAGCTACCTGACCTGTAATCTCGGCGTGGTCACGACCGAGGAGACGGCCATCGACATGCTCTTTAACATCCGATACCCGGTCACTTGGAAGGGCGAAGACCTCTTCGCAAAGACTCGGACCCATTTGGCGACGCTCGCGCTGGGTGCGGAACTGGTCAGCACCACTGACAGCACGCCTTTGTACTTCCCACTTGATCATCCACTCGTCAAGACGGTTTGTGAGGTTTACGTTGAGGAGACCGGCGACACCTCGCGCAAGCCTGGTGTCATGGGTGGAGGGACTTATGCCCGAGCCGTCCCGAACGCGGTGGCCATCGGAACCGGTTGGCTGGGAGACGGTGAGGCGCACCAGACCGACGAGCGCTGCGCCGTGGAATCGCTGTTCAAAATGAGTCGAATCTACGCCCACATCCTGTACCGCCTCGCGACTCTGCCCTAA
- a CDS encoding serine/threonine protein kinase, with translation MLGQGSFGITYLARDTARGDSCAIKEMAPTACQRQPDGQLDFSGVGSTAAQRLRQQFLREAKTVRSLNIRGVPRVRDAFNENGTAYFVSDYIEGVRSLAALLTSNHQFRADAVEEFGRKACAILSPLHALSVLHRDIKPSNLLLTPAGEVVLIDFGAAREFHAGETQDRTVFFTPNYAPLEQLSERGRHGPATDLYGLCATLYHMLLGVAPPAATERVNGTPLDEDGLETVDAPNRLIQAIRSGLAVKFDQRPGTVAEWLDLLGGASFDDDALSLEELDRRAMLLRSLRPGKRACPACPGVLEQPKPLKVGQCFVCRRGTVRVRKIYQRLCPSCKTGYLRTLRFEGEPPYCPACQGGPLRRTGLLKKRWTCDTCAVAWIQTRDGIVKDGHDAVAPWSEWVIAAGRSAVLERCDSCSGQFDHLPDGRWRQCAPKVTRDGFHELYPDEWAMVASGYEPGQGNAECDQCGADYFVETGATTLLTAHEDPYHIGQMYQSVKLDPESMRWVGVGKTSGNAGLVCSLCPTEFDFEGDVLALVRSNHERLRRHVDAEFALEDWHRIAHGLPLVGNEAELDEAMRDRARAEYRSGLLQISSREDEALWRGPAVWENRTGTLLVGTTRLSLGGTLRKRRIELAELLSIGAKGDLLSFEERDGTVWDVTLTPIELTVRLQSGSLSIELRATDLAARIRAR, from the coding sequence CGCGAAGCGAAGACCGTGCGCAGCCTCAACATCCGAGGCGTCCCCCGAGTGCGCGACGCATTCAATGAAAACGGCACGGCCTACTTTGTTTCGGACTACATCGAAGGGGTTCGAAGCTTGGCCGCGCTGCTGACCTCCAACCACCAGTTCCGAGCTGATGCGGTCGAGGAGTTTGGTCGAAAGGCGTGTGCGATTCTCAGTCCGCTGCACGCGTTATCGGTGCTCCACCGCGATATCAAGCCGTCGAACCTGCTGCTGACCCCCGCGGGCGAAGTGGTCCTCATTGACTTCGGCGCAGCCCGCGAATTTCATGCGGGCGAGACGCAAGATCGGACCGTGTTCTTTACGCCCAACTACGCTCCGCTCGAACAACTGAGCGAGCGAGGGCGACACGGACCGGCAACTGACCTGTACGGGCTCTGCGCGACCCTGTATCACATGCTGTTGGGAGTTGCGCCGCCCGCGGCAACAGAACGAGTGAACGGCACGCCGCTCGACGAAGACGGGCTGGAGACTGTCGATGCACCCAACCGGCTCATCCAAGCCATCCGCTCAGGCCTCGCAGTCAAGTTCGACCAGCGGCCGGGCACGGTCGCCGAGTGGCTGGATCTACTCGGAGGCGCGAGTTTCGACGATGACGCACTGAGCCTGGAAGAGCTCGACCGACGCGCCATGCTTCTCCGATCACTCCGGCCCGGCAAGCGAGCGTGTCCAGCCTGCCCCGGCGTCCTGGAGCAACCCAAACCGCTAAAGGTTGGCCAGTGCTTCGTGTGCCGGCGCGGGACTGTCCGAGTTCGGAAGATCTATCAGCGCTTGTGCCCCAGTTGCAAGACGGGATACCTCAGGACGCTGCGTTTCGAGGGTGAGCCGCCCTACTGCCCTGCATGCCAAGGCGGCCCTCTGCGGCGCACAGGACTCCTAAAGAAACGCTGGACGTGCGACACGTGTGCGGTCGCGTGGATTCAGACCCGCGATGGGATTGTGAAAGACGGGCACGACGCCGTCGCACCCTGGTCCGAGTGGGTGATCGCGGCAGGACGGTCGGCTGTCCTGGAGCGATGCGATTCTTGTAGCGGCCAGTTCGATCATCTGCCGGACGGACGTTGGAGACAGTGCGCGCCCAAAGTGACCCGCGATGGCTTCCACGAGCTCTATCCGGACGAATGGGCCATGGTCGCCAGCGGGTATGAACCCGGCCAGGGGAATGCAGAGTGCGACCAATGCGGCGCGGACTACTTCGTCGAGACGGGGGCAACGACGCTGCTCACCGCCCACGAAGACCCCTACCATATCGGCCAGATGTACCAAAGCGTGAAGCTCGACCCAGAGTCGATGCGTTGGGTGGGCGTCGGCAAAACGAGCGGAAACGCCGGCCTAGTCTGCTCGCTGTGCCCCACGGAGTTCGACTTTGAGGGGGATGTGCTCGCGTTGGTGCGGTCGAATCACGAGCGTCTGCGGAGACATGTTGACGCCGAGTTTGCGCTCGAAGACTGGCATCGTATTGCTCATGGCTTGCCTCTGGTCGGGAACGAAGCAGAGCTCGACGAAGCGATGCGGGATCGTGCCCGGGCCGAATATCGGTCGGGCCTGCTTCAGATTTCCTCTCGCGAGGACGAGGCCCTCTGGCGAGGACCGGCCGTTTGGGAGAACCGCACAGGGACCCTACTCGTCGGTACAACCCGACTGAGCCTCGGAGGGACCCTCCGTAAGCGGAGGATCGAACTTGCCGAGTTGCTGTCCATCGGGGCCAAGGGCGACCTCCTCTCATTCGAGGAGCGGGACGGCACCGTCTGGGATGTGACCCTGACCCCGATCGAGCTAACCGTCCGGTTGCAGTCGGGATCGCTCAGCATCGAGCTGCGGGCAACCGATCTTGCCGCCCGCATTCGCGCGCGCTGA